ATGGAAGAAGTTATCCGTAAGGAATCTGTGATACCCTCAGAATTTCAAGAAAAACCTGAAATTGAATCAACACAAAAAGAAGAAATGATAGAAGAAGTTGGGGATATAGAAAGATTTTATGAAGAAAGTATTAAATCAATTAAAGATGGAATGATTCTCGATGGCTATGTTGTTCAGGTAGATAACGAAGGGGCATTAATTTCAGTTGGTGGTAAAACAGAGGGGTTTATTCCAAAAGAAGAATTATCAACAAGGCGTTTTTCTCATCCATCAGAAGTAATCTCAGTTGGAGACCAGGTTAAAGTTTATGTTCTTACCACAGATGATGGACAGGGAAACTTAATTCTATCTAAAAAATGGGTTGATATAGAACAAGCCTGGAGTAATGTAACTACCGCTTTTAAAGAGAATAAAATAATAAATGGTAAAGTAGTAAAACGAGTAAAAGGAGGATTGATTGTTGATATTGGCATTAGAGGTTTTATCCCAATGTCAGAACTTGATGTTATCCCTAAAAGGGGCATAGATGGATATTTGAATAAAACTTTAAGGTTAAAGGTAATAGACTGTAATCAAGAAGAGAGAAAACTTATCTTCTCTCATAAAGCGGCAGTAGAAGAGGAACTTCAAAGGGAAAAGCAAGCAGTCCTTGACTCTTTACATCCAGGGAAAATATGCCAGGGGAAGGTAGTTAAACTTACAGGATTTGGTGCGTTTGTCAATATAGGAGGAGCGGATGGCTTAATTCATCTCTCAGAATTATCTTATCGAAGAA
This region of bacterium genomic DNA includes:
- the rpsA gene encoding 30S ribosomal protein S1, encoding MGSNGGILNGMIKRAMEEVIRKESVIPSEFQEKPEIESTQKEEMIEEVGDIERFYEESIKSIKDGMILDGYVVQVDNEGALISVGGKTEGFIPKEELSTRRFSHPSEVISVGDQVKVYVLTTDDGQGNLILSKKWVDIEQAWSNVTTAFKENKIINGKVVKRVKGGLIVDIGIRGFIPMSELDVIPKRGIDGYLNKTLRLKVIDCNQEERKLIFSHKAAVEEELQREKQAVLDSLHPGKICQGKVVKLTGFGAFVNIGGADGLIHLSELSYRRIKHPREIVKVGDKIEVMVLDVDKEKGKVSLSLKQTQVDPWKEISKKFEIGSIVTGTVSKITKSYIFVHFGDGIEGLVPFSELSVKKISSPSEAVKEGEQVKVKVLDVKPLERRISLSLKRVYQEEEKQKIQDYLKNQKEGLGVTLGDVFKEKFGDKLQLIGTSE